One window of Watersipora subatra chromosome 3, tzWatSuba1.1, whole genome shotgun sequence genomic DNA carries:
- the LOC137390657 gene encoding histone-lysine N-methyltransferase SETD2-like, producing the protein DLTPEDDKSNSTRSPLSKIQLLIKQKADQLKNSAGSDTKPKVKNLGLAFSIGKSKSRPTDKVKFSVIKLDKKVSLFDDEEDTVDVSVSPSKLKGSSKLLAAKNDPSHYCDALDSKPSSNFLTDGVLKMVNLSPTKKSCHASSSTSDMSILSNTVRKPSASNLPTHLPSSDLRKTTIASKSEGASQSSIKKSSNQHVENIKKNRLLDEPCNLVNPVTTNSRSASVGDVEELSMQSPKKDFLTNTKNESIVLKPRKICCSTSMQSDAGQIRTHVKTSTSGNISNHRRVSFDNIQQANKETDSCNNSVKQSYEADSTIPDESFCNVEIKTLELYSDEDCSLNEEIKSQTDSFHLDDTQTHISVLPKSFEPSDAATHHKSLPKDDDDGYAKLQEFSAQELIPTSSTGDLVSHMHNTENKLESGVLHTVDPLEENAQPVKVPQPVLPPDVQSASILPKAPNVSELTAVAQQLFDALSQRIHPPSISNKPTISSHDENNVSSSSGHPLPGGQSKRSHSKSTVDNSKEKKKRLSESSSKYHRSQSRGRERLKRRSRSRNRHCRDRSHSRHRVRSPSKATIRRSNKLSHSPERHQHRRVFSPGDDRRRVKHSLEKMHSSTEKTRSSSEKTHHSSEKVYSKNSPPHSESFTAKESSVSSITSQVIAENLALVSTSETTSIPSSTVLQYVYTADGQICQIASYAPSATTTQVIEGPPPPPPGIGPPPPPRTGLPPPPLRYSSVINAPPPPPRLPVAPPVLSHFDATKSILQFSGNQQIPPNEVLASQALNCQPATYASYLPQAEHVEHMSSRYMSMPPRPHLTASPSTNMPLHQSVSVPLPQSIAVRPHQPASVPPYQSLTVPPGKPVSIVSHQSVQMSAHQSQAVSSHHSGNVALQEPVNVPPHQLVNMPPHQSLNILHQSVPLPPPPPGAIPPLARQPVGLPPRQPPPMPPSCHPMFSASQNVHVPPATHSQHSLPSNASTQLSSFGNVSFPRQQGPPPPPPGFTSLPPDVKHQCKLPSPDSQSLQQLVSKDARPDNGVAVHTLSQPVIKTEPLISTSADNSPSDSNFLRCQLALPAYSPTTSAEEVQSIVIEKTVSPEDTTEQHGKSSRSTGKSANDYTETGNRRRSSRIQEKETRALAGSKIKADKNAEQAAKSITPQSVDEETVDFVIENRSSKKTIDLPDRTENHQTSPTKPHPGSAPGKLKMRWLQASKCQEGNASMETETDDVVRTTFGEELEREMVTGPTHLDATANQQTPQLVEPAPFDRIDDNIYLTTSKKVSKNQKESKRMVCDCSTSEEDRANGIPACGDDCLNRMLMIECTSRCPCGEFCTNKRFERHLNADVEVVLTDKKGHGLRANKSLPKGTFIREYVGEVLGYKDFKHRVKQYAKDQHRHYYFMALNVDEIIDATGKGNISRFINHSCDPNAETQKWTVNGKLRIGFFTIKDIEENEEITFDYQFERYGKEAQICYCGSSNCRGVIGGEKPQALKPITDSKPQPGGKKKKEDNKRKLDYSFSDDTLSTEIEKLTSLGGLKRSEHVLQLSRLMVRADNVEQRVHLADIILETTNHSCLRLFLSYHGLSVLWSWLVDLPNIGCYELKIMIINVLRRLPINNRNVIQETKIQLVLERLLKDSKERLDILSAEAALKQEKADTLSAEAVLKQEKAGTLSTEAVLKQEKTYTDVANQPIKIKASPEVADSVFNQEVLDTSLEMAGADNCQQVVTGSGSLDKQTKEDCSHESKEMLKKDTALDSGTDATVSASPTSVSNTAQPVELIAERQSQTGETDDLALPRSCPQLHRQSSDQLTDEVDMKSSADGDSQDGCQSQDEHGSDTGTKTEEEGNELNELDDLTHMVSLIEEVLEAWSELKEEFKIPKKQENEERKRTVYEIDTSKHDEYDQRKDRRESSSYGGKYKRRKKYNGKACAHQETEQMLLSKLERRRMFEEQVRAEELYEFQQQQYAESQKSSDAYCDDFSQPPPMPEQSFPNATQPAVAPQHSHPHQYVGQDIPHPTPTVETPQFSALPTEPAQFPAQSGENSQYPVQPVESQYSVQPVGFIQPTPTSIQPVATPVLTQSSVALGSQAPALCYYTTPQGMLFQQIVQATPQQSNPSVIYMTPASQTIRIDEPPPPPAERKSSLPSDWRSATDAQGRIYYYHKVTRQTQWEVPTGDEELGAAMELESPSQEKKSKAKHRKTTMAPADTSADAKKMKEHFKSAISVHIRTLLNGYMKTDCKVGKITNKEDYKFLAKKLTHAVLDKELKHCRHLEDLEVNENVKFKAKEFVKKYMARSGGVYKRDKEDK; encoded by the exons GACTTGACACCAGAAGATGACAAGTCAAATTCCACTCGCTCGCCTCTTAGTAaaattcagcttttaattaaacaaaaagCTGATCAATTGAAAAATTCTGCTGGTAGTGACACCAAACCTAAAGTGAAGAACCTAGGTTTGGCATTTAGTATCGGAAAAAGCAAAAGTCGGCCAACAGATAAAGTAAAGTTTTCTGTAATTAAACTTGACAAGAAAGTTAGTCTCTTCGATGATGAGGAAGATACAGTAGATGTGTCAGTTTCGCCTAGTAAACTAAAAGGCtctagcaagttgttggctgcCAAAAATGATCCATCACACTATTGTGATGCCTTAGATAGTAAGCCAAGTTCCAATTTTTTGACAGATGGTGTGCTGAAGATGGTAAACTTATCTCCTACCAAGAAATCATGCCATGCTTCTTCAAGCACTAGTGATATGTCGATTTTATCAAACACTGTTAGAAAACCATCTGCTTCAAATCTACCTACACATCTGCCAAGTTCTGACCTACGCAAGACAACAATTGCAAGTAAATCTGAAGGAGCAAGTCAGTCGAGCATTAAAAAATCATCGAATCAGCAtgtagaaaatataaaaaagaaccGTCTACTTGATGAACCTTGTAACCTTGTAAATCCAGTGACGACAAACTCGCGTTCTGCAAGTGTTGGTGATGTAGAAGAGCTGAGCATGCAGAGTCCAAAGAAGGATTTCTTAACGAATACTAAAAATGAAAGTATTGTTTTGAAGCCTAGAAAAATTTGCTGTTCTACTTCAATGCAATCAGATGCTGGCCAAATTAGGACTCATGTTAAAACATCTACTTCTGGAAATATTTCAAACCATCGTAGAGTATCTTTTGATAACATTCAACAGGCTAATAAAGAAACTGACTCATGTAATAACAGTGTCAAGCAGTCTTATGAAGCTGACAGTACAATTCCGGATGAGAGTTTCTGTAATGTTGAGATAAAAACTTTGGAACTTTATAGTGATGAAGACTGTTCGTTGAATGAAGAGATAAAATCGCAGACTGATTCTTTTCATCTTGATGACACACAAACTCATATTTCAGTTCTTCCTAAGTCATTTGAGCCATCAGATGCAGCTACTCACCATAAGAGTTTACCAAAGGATGATGATGATGGTTACGCTAAATTACAAGAATTTTCTGCGCAAGAATTAATTCCTACTTCATCTACAGGAGATCTAGTCTCACATATGCATAACACTGAAAACAAGCTGGAAAGTGG TGTACTTCATACAGTTGATCCACTTGAAGAAAATGCGCAGCCAGTAAAAGTGCCTCAACCAGTACTACCACCAGATGTACAATCTGCATCTATTCTTCCAAAGGCTCCCAATGTTAGTGAACTAACTGCTGTTGCTCAGCAGCTTTTTGATGCTTTAAGTCAGCGTATTCATCCTCCTTCAATCTCCAACAAGCCTACAATCTCTAGCCATGATGAAAACAATGTCAGTTCTAGTAGTGGCCATCCTCTACCTGGAGGGCAGTCCAAAAGATCACACAGCAAATCCACAGTTGACAACTCGAAAGAAAAGAAAAAGCGTCTTTCTGAATCATCTAGCAAGTATCATCGCTCACAAAGCAGAGGTAGAGAAAGACTTAAAAGACGTTCAAGAAGTCGGAACAGGCATTGTCGAGATCGATCGCATAGCCGACATCGAGTTCGGTCCCCAAGTAAAGCGACAATTAGACGTTCAAATAAATTGTCACATAGTCCTGAACGACACCAACATCGCAGAGTTTTCTCACCAGGTGATGATAGAAGGCGCGTTAAACATTCATTAGAAAAGATGCATAGCTCAACAGAGAAGACACGTAGCTCATCAGAAAAGACACATCACTCATCGGAAAAGGTGTATAGCAAAAACTCACCACCACATTCCGAGAG ttttacaGCGAAGGAATCATCAGTCTCATCAATTACAAGTCAAGTAATTGCAGAGAATCTGGCCCTTGTTTCTACATCAGAGACGACATCAATACCTAGCTCAACAGTTCTTCAATATGTCTACACTGCTGATGGTCAGATATGCCAAATTGCCTCTTATGCGCCATCAGCCACAACGACTCAAGTTATCGAAGGACCACCGCCTCCTCCTCCCGGAATTGGGCCACCACCCCCTCCTCGAACAGGGCTTCCACCTCCTCCTCTGAGATATTCTTCTGTAATTAATGCACCGCCTCCACCTCCAAGACTTCCTGTTGCACCTCCTGTCTTGTCACACTTCGATGCAACCAAGTCAATTCTTCAGTTTTCTGGAAATCAGCAAATACCACCAAATGAAGTATTGGCCTCACAAGCATTAAATTGTCAGCCAGCAACTTACGCTTCATATCTTCCTCAAGCTGAACATGTGGAACACATGTCTTCCCGCTACATGAGTATGCCTCCTCGCCCACACTTGACAGCTTCTCCGTCTACAAATATGCCACTTCACCAGTCCGTTAGTGTACCACTGCCTCAGTCCATTGCAGTACGGCCACACCAGCCCGCAAGCGTACCACCATATCAGTCATTGACCGTACCACCTGGGAAGCCAGTCTCTATTGTATCTCACCAGTCTGTGCAAATGTCAGCTCATCAGTCTCAAGCTGTGTCCTCTCATCATTCTGGCAATGTAGCACTGCAAGAGCCTGTAAATGTACCACCTCACCAGCTTGTAAACATGCCACCTCATCAGTCTCTAAACATATTACATCAGTCTGTACCTCTACCTCCTCCTCCGCCTGGAGCTATACCTCCTCTCGCTCGACAGCCTGTAGGTCTGCCACCCCGCCAGCCCCCACCCATGCCACCTTCATGTCATCCAATGTTTTCTGCTTCTCAGAACGTGCATGTGCCTCCGGCCACACATTCACAGCACAGTTTACCATCAAATGCATCTACTCAACTGAGCTCTTTTGGAAATGTTTCTTTTCCACGGCAACAGGGGCCCCCTCCTCCACCGCCAGGGTTTACATCATTGCCCCCAGATGTGAAACACCAGTGTAAACTGCCTTCACCAGATTCTCAGTCTTTGCAGCAATTGGTTAGCAAAGATGCCAGGCCTGACAACGGTGTAGCTGTTCACACACTGTCACAGCCAGTCATCAAAACTGAGCCATTAATATCCACAAGTGCTGATAAT TCCCCAAGCGACTCCAACTTCTTGAGGTGCCAACTGGCTTTACCTGCATACTCTCCTACAACATCTGCGGAAGAGGTACAATCAATTGTCATTGAGAAAACAGTATCCCCCGAGGACACTACAGAACAGCATGGGAAATCTAGCAGAAGTACTGGCAAATCGGCCAATGATTATACTGAAACCGGCAACAGACGAAGAAGCAGCCGGATTCAAGAGAAAGAAACACGTGCTTTGGCAGGGAGTAAAATAAAAGCTGATAAGAACGCAGAGCAG GCTGCAAAGTCAATCACACCGCAAAGTGTTGATGAGGAGACAGTAGACTTTGTCATCGAGAATCGTTCATCTAAGAAAACAATCGATTTGCCTGATAGAACAGAAAATCACCAAACATCTCCCACCAAGCCTCATCCAGGATCTGCCCCTGGAAAACTGAAGATGAGATGGTTACAGGCTAGCAAGTGTCAAGAAGGAAATGCTAGCATGGAAACTGAAACAGAT GATGTGGTGAGGACAACTTTTGGTGAAGAATTGGAAAGGGAAATGGTAACCGGCCCTACTCACTTGGACGCAACAGCCAACCAGCAAACGCCGCAGTTAGTTGAACCAGCTCCTTTTGATCGCATTGATGACAACATCTACCTGACGACCAG CAAAAAAGTAAGCAAGAACCAGAAGGAATCGAAGAGGATGGTGTGTGACTGCTCCACGAGTGAAGAAGATAGAGCCAACGGCATCCCAGCTTGTGGAGATGATTGCTTGAACAGGATGTTGATGATAGAATG CACTTCAAGATGTCCGTGTGGGGAGTTTTGTACTAACAAGAGATTTGAGCGCCATCTGAACGCTGATGTTGAAGTTGTTTTGACTGACAAGAAAGGCCATGGGCTCCGAGCGAATAAGTCGCTTCCAAA GGGCACATTCATCAGGGAGTATGTTGGGGAAGTTCTTGGCTACAAGGATTTTAAGCATCGAGTTAAGCAATATGCTAAGGATCAACATAGACACTATTATTTCATGGCTCTAAACGTTGATGAAATCATAGATGCAACGGGCAAGGGAAACATCTCCAGATTTATAAACCACAGTTGTGACCCAAATGCTGAGACGCAGAAG TGGACAGTGAATGGCAAGCTACGGATAGGTTTCTTTACTATCAAGGACATTGAGGAGAATGAGGAGATTACATTTGATTACCAGTTTGAGAGATACGG GAAGGAGGCCCAAATATGTTACTGTGGATCAAGCAACTGTCGAGGTGTTATCGGGGGAGAAAAGCCTCAGGCCCTCAAACCTATAACTGATAGCAAACCTCAGCCGGgaggaaaaaagaaaaaagaggaCAACAAGAGGAAGTTAGACTACAGCTTTAGTGATGACACG CTGTCTACAGAGATTGAGAAGCTGACTAGCCTGGGTGGTCTGAAGAGGTCTGAGCATGTGCTTCAACTCTCTCGGCTCATGGTTAGGGCTGACAATGTTGAGCAGAGGGTTCATCTTGCCGATATCATACTG GAGACGACAAATCACAGCTGTTTGAGATTGTTTCTCAGCTATCATGGCCTGTCTGTGCTGTGGAGCTGGCTTGTTGACCTTCCAAACATTGGCTGCTATGAACTAAAAATCATG ATTATAAATGTACTGCGTCGTCTGCCTATTAATAATCGAAATGTCATCCAAGAAACTAAGATCCAATTGGTGCTTGAGCGGCTGTTAAAGGATAGCAAGGAACGACTTGACATACTTAGTGCTGAGGCTGCCCTCAAACAGGAGAAGGCTGACACACTTAGCGCTGAGGCTGTCCTCAAACAGGAGAAGGCTGGCACACTTAGCACTGAGGCTGTCCTCAAACAGGAGAAGACTTATACTGATGTTGCTAACCAGCCGATCAAAATTAAAGCATCTCCCGAGGTCGCTGATTCAGTCTTCAATCAAGAGGTTTTAGACACGTCACTAGAGATGGCCGGTGCAGACAACTGTCAACAGGTCGTCACTGGCTCTGGTTCGCTAGACAAGCAAACAAAGGAAGACTGTAGTCATGAGTCAaaagaaatgttaaaaaaagATACTGCATTAGATTCAGGCACTGATGCCACTGTTTCAGCAAGCCCAACCAGTGTCTCTAACACAGCTCAGCCAGTTGAATTGATAGCAGAACGACAATCGCAAACAGGTGAGACTGATGACCTCGCATTGCCCAGGTCATGTCCTCAATTACACAGACAATCATCGGATCAGTTGACGGATGAGGTGGATATGAAATCTAGTGCTGACGGTGACAGTCAAGATGGATGCCAATCACAAGACGAGCATGGGTCCGACACAGGGACGAAGACAGAGGAGGAGGGAAATGAGCTGAATGAGCTGGATGACTTAACTCACATGGTGTCACTGATTGAAGAGGTCTTGGAGGCTTGGTCAGAACTCAAG GAAGAATTTAAAATACCGAAAAAGCAGGAGAATGAGGAGAGGAAGAGAACGGTGTACGAGATTGACACAAGCAAGCATGATGAGTATGATCAGCGAAAAGATAGGAGGGAGTCAAGCAG CTATGGTGGAAAGTACAAACGACGCAAGAAATACAATGGAAAAGCTTGTGCGCATCAGGAAAC AGAGCAGATGTTGCTCAGTAAGCTCGAAAGAAGACGAATGTTTGAGGAGCAAGTCCGGGCAGAAGAACTTTACGAGTTTCAGCAACAGCAG TACGCAGAGTCACAGAAATCATCAGATGCCTACTGTGATGATTTTTCACAACCCCCTCCGATGCCTGAACAATCATTTCCAAATGCAACTCAGCCAGCGGTTGCTCCCCAGCATAGTCATCCACATCAGTACGTGGGTCAGGATATTCCTCATCCTACGCCCACAGTTGAAACTCCCCAGTTCTCAGCACTGCCCACCGAACCTGCCCAATTCCCCGCACAAtcaggagaaaattctcagtatCCCGTTCAGCCGGTCGAGTCCCAGTATTCAGTACAGCCTGTAGGCTTTATCCAACCCACACCCACATCCATTCAG CCCGTCGCCACACCGGTGCTCACCCAATCATCTGTAGCTCTTGGATCTCAAGCACCAGCTCTCTGCTATTACACAACTCCTCAAGGAATGCTCTTCCAACAAATTGTGCAGGCAACTCCCCAGCAGTCAAACCCCTCT GTAATATACATGACTCCAGCCTCACAGACTATCAGAATAGACGAACCGCCTCCTCCTCCTGCTGAACGTAAATCAAGCCTTCCATCTGATTGGAGGAGTGCCACTGATGCACAGGGCCGCATCTACTACTACCATAAAGTGACTAGGCAGACCCAATGGGAGGTGCCAACAGGAGATGAGGAACTAGGCGCTGCTATGGAACTTGAAAGTCCGTCACAGGAGAAAAAGAGTAAAGCTAAGCATAGG AAAACAACTATGGCTCCTGCTGACACCTCTGCCGATGCAAAGAAAATGAAGGAACATTTCAAGTCAGCT ATATCAGTGCACATCCGAACTCTCCTTAACGGCTACATGAAGACAGACTGCAAAGTAGGAAAGATTACCAATAAAGAAGACTACAAGTTTTTAGCGAAAAAG TTGACCCATGCTGTGCTAGATAAAGAGCTTAAACACTGCCGACATCTCGAAGATCTAGAAGTCAATGAAAACGTGAAGTTCAAAGCGAAAGAATTTGTAAAAAAGTATATGGCTAGATCAGGAGGTGTATATAAACGAGACAAAGAGGATAAATAA